cagtgctctgctgcagatgAAGCTGTGTTTTCCAGTGGCAGCCTCTCCAGAGCCCAAacagcccagcagggtgggcagtgcAGGCTCCCTCTCTGTACTCACGTGGCAAGTGCACAGATGTTTTTGTGCCCACAGAAGGGCAGACGGACTGTAGCAAAGGCTCTACCCTGGTTGAACATCTCTGTTACTTGAGAGGGCAGGTAGCTTGTTGAGGCCATCAGCACTTTTCCAAAGTAACCTGTCCAGGTTGTAGGCTCTTCCTGAGGTCTACAAGTCAGAAGAGAAAAGTCACCCACTTTGCCTTCACCTTAGAGAGAAAAGTGTGTAAAcacttgaaaacattttattttaaaagatattaagcagctgtttttcttcagaaataacTAATACCCTTGAGAATTCTAACACACTTCATTTATACAACAGGACAAAATGTGTCCTCCAATACCCTCAGCCTGTTATTTAAGCATGTTTGATTGTAAACTGATACTTCTGCATATAAGACTGCATTTTATAACATTCATTATACAAGAGCAGAATCTACTGGAAAGCACTATGCTTCAGGATTTTATTAATCTGTTTATCACTAAGCAAATCATTGTTTCCAGTAACTTCCACTGAAATGGAATTAAGACTGTCCTCTCAAATCATAAATAGGAAGATTTTATAACTTGGTGTCTTTTAAAGCTCCCTATATGCAACTGGAAGGCATTGATGACATAGCTCTTCCCATATGGATGTCAGAAGAGGTGAAACAAACGTAACTGAAAATGTTAAAACTGCTCCACACTCCTCTGTGAAGGATGGCCAAGTTCTCTTTGGCAGAAAAACACCTTTTCTACTCAGTGGGAGAACAGtacacagctcagctgcagttGCTGATTCATAAGTGACTTCTTATGCCCTTTACTTTACAGTAGAAGTTCAAAAGAAGTCTGTCCACACTTTTGAGAACTCATTCAGGTGAGTACAGAACTTTTAAtccttttccttgaaaaaatcTAAAACACCTTTGAAACCTACTTTTCTTTCACAGTCTCAAGTTTGAAGATATGCACCGTCTCTGTGTTACTGGATGCAGACAGAAACATGCCATCCATGCTGAAAGCCAATGAACAGATGCTCACACACCtggcaagaaagaaaaaagagaagaaacacaaGGAAGTCAAACTATTTGGCTTAGTTAAGAGGATTTCTAAAGTCACCACTACTTTGCAAGTAACAAAAAACACCCTTCAATAATTAGCATTTTGAATTCTCTGATAATTTCTTGAAGCTATTCAAGCATAAGACTAAAGATGCTCAGCTCTGATGTTTACCAGATATGGGATCAATTAGTAACAATCTGAACTCAGTGTTACCCTCTATAAAGTACAGCAGAAGCACAGAGTTACTGCTCCCACAAACCTCAACACCATTGCACAATGGCTTTCACTGGCCACAGCATTAGAAGGATTTAGAAGAGAGTAAGAATATTAGATGTACTGCCTCCAATTTCCATAAGAATACAATATATCTTACAAAAGGTGACCCACTTTAAACAAGTTCCCTCAccaataaattttaaaaggcaagaGGGAGTACAATTCTGACAGGATTGATTTATAGAATAGTCAAGTCCAAAGGAAGGAAATTGGAAAACATTCAAGCTGAAAGTGTTATAAGCATACATGCAGGGATGAATGAAGatgaaaacaggcaaaaaaaaaatcaggatgcCAGCTCAATTGCTGTACATACTGGAAATCAACCATAAGGAATGAGTACCAGGTAATTAACCCAGCTGAACTTTACCTCTTCACTCCCCTTCGGAATTCAAAGAGTTTCTGTCCCTCTGGAATGGAAAACACTCTTATTACTGTtccctgcaaagaaaaaaaccagaaatagatcattttccatttcaagttCATTCATGTTACTAGCTCTAGTGAGCACAACTAGAAGCAGCAAACCACTTTGCTGTTAACTCATTGCTGTGATGCAGCCCAGATACTACATGAAGTATTTATGGAGCCTGTTTGTAGGATGTGTTTGAAGAGTACAGAAACAAGAGGTGGGAGCTACTAATGCAGAGAACAAGCTGTGCATCAAAACCAGCCCTTCTTATCATATTTGATCATGAAAACCAGCACACTAGACAAGTACCACGAGTGCAATCACTTGGATGTCTTTGTGCCTTTATCAGGTGCAATCAGTTATACCTTTATAGTCTAAGCTTATTACTCAAAGAGCAGAGGCTTCAGACTCTCTAATTTACACACATTACATGAACAATTTGTCATCACATGCCAAAGACTAGCAAAGCACTTCTCTCTATCTGGATTTTAACTGTCTTGTTTTCATTAGGAAGACAGAATCAAAACAAGACAACTAATTTCTATTAAGTATCCTGCACTAAAGGGAGAAACACTCAGAGGACTGCCCTAATTACAGCcagattaaaatgttttatttaaataaccTTATTATCCAATATTTCACAGCATGGAAATTGTGTCAAATATCATTAACAGATCTTAACTTAGATTTCCCATTTTAAATGTAAGCCTTCTTTCCTGGCACTTGCACATGGAACTGTGCACACTTAAAATACTTAATgacaaatttgatttttatcacTGTTAGCAAGGCAATCAAAAGCTCCCTTACCTTTTCTGAGGCTGTGGCAAGTTTAGTACCACTTGCATCAAATGCCAAAGCAGCCAAGGGACTATCATGAGCTGGGATCATATTGGCAGCTCTCTGTAGTGAATCAATAAAATAGAACCTTAGAACAGCACAAGTTAAAAGCTACTTCTGACTGCATATTTAAGCACATTCAAGGCAAATATGGTTCTTAATTTCTGGACAACagcttcaatatttttttcagtaactAAGTACATAAAATTATCACTGAAGCATATACATAGAGAGTACAAGCAGCAAGAAGACAATTCAAATAGTAATTACTTGGTTCCATCCATTTGCCCAATTCTACTCAATCGAATCTAGTATCAGCACTTGCATTTTATTTGCTAACATTCTGTGAAGCAAGAGATGCTGCAAACTGTTCCACAGAAACCTAAGTGTCCAGTAATTCCCCTCTGAGCAAGTTAAGTCATTTTCAAAACCTGCATCTTTAGAGGCAGAAACAGCATTCGAGGATTCTTACCAGATTGATGGTGTCAAAGACTTGTACTTCTCCAATAGTTGCACTTCCTGGATAGGCCAGGTAGCAATTATCATTGTTTATTGATAAAGCACACAACCCTAGAAGGGATGCAGAAACAGGAttagaaacaggaaaattcCAAGACTTATGCAGTAAAACTTCCTGATTCTGTGCTTGAATGTCCCAAAAATAACTCAAATTATCaacagaaatagaaacaaagatAAGTAATCTCAGAGTCAATCTGCAATATATGCAACTATTTAGCATAAGTTTGtttaatataatacagaaaAGGAATAATACCAACAGAGTTACAATAACTGATTAAACAGTAGAACTTCCCATGTCTGCCATGATTCCTAAAGCATTAACCTGACAAAGTCTTTAACAACACCAAGTGCTGTCAAAATCCAGCTTTTATCTCTCCTGTTCTTTTCTAACATTTCAACACATCCACTCCAGGAGACCAAATAACTGGGAAGATGCAGTTTAGGGCACAGCCTGCTACTTGATCTCAGCTGGATCCAACATGTAGGCTTTCAGACAACACTCATATTTGTTATTGTATTTGAAAGCAGAATTAACAGCACCACAGTTCCCTGTAGAGATCCTCATACACTGACACAGAAGGCACTTTTCAGAGTTCTGCTGATCATACCATCACATTTACCTGCAGGATTGGGAGGTGTCTCCCTGATTGTATGTAATACCTTCATGTCTCGTATGTTGTGGATATAAAGAGACTCTTCCAGACATACTATCAGCCTctagaaaagggaaagaggacAAAATGGTGATGTGGAAATGGAGTTCATATGGAGCTATCAATCCTAAAAAAATTCTATCCCAAAATGCAGTAGGGACCTTCCAATAGAGAAGAGGTTGTACCCACCTGATGGGGAGAAGTAAGAATCTGACAGAAGATACACAAGATCCAGCTCTTGACACGAGCACTGCACCCCACTTCCCTCAACCTCACCAGGGCAAACTGAATTCCCATAACTAGTTTAAGGCAGCAAGCCAGAAACCTTCACTTAATTCTTATTCTGTACCAATTTACATGtggaaataatggaaattaCTTTCTGCTTTGctaaacagagaaaacagacaaGACTTTCTAACCATTCACAAAGCCTATAACTTAGCCATAATAATTTGTGAATggtctttcttttttaactctTAGTAAGTTCTTCATCATCTCATTTACTTTGTAGACTACATGTGGATGACTAATTAGACATTACTCATTTTACACTAACTCCCTGTGCCAGAAATCAAATTACCCACTCTTTCTCTCATGACTTTAAACAGGAAACTCCTCCTCCCACGCTCATTTTTTGGGGGCAAAGTCAGACATTAAGGTTTTCTCCTCCAGATGCCATTCTCGCTAGTTTGAATGAACTGGTTAAAGACACAGAAGTCTGTACTTGCTGAAGAGCCTACTAATGATTTAGTGATACAGCAAACTATGCTTCCAGGTGCTTAAAAAATTCACCAGTTGCGTGACATGttttagatttgattttttgAGAGGAATTCAGCAACAGCACTTAGAACCAAAACAATTTAATAGATCCCTTTAAATTTTGACCTGAAGAGAAAATGTCAGTCTCACATACTTTCACATTTAGGATAAAAGGATGATTCACACTGGGAGGGACCTCAGGAGGTCTCTAGTCCAACCTCCTACTCAAAGCATGCCCAGCTTACTCAGGGTATTTCCCCAAGTAAATATATGAACACAGAACCAAAAATACTTGACCAAATAGAAGTACTGAGATGCCATACAGAAGGCACACTTGGAAAAGTACTTCTACATTTCAAATAGCAATTCTGTCACTAAAGGAAGAGACATCAATCAGCAGAGGAAGGGCCAGAATAAGATCCACAAACCCCTTTCCCACATTTCCACTTTGGTAAAATCACTACTTACCTGTCTATTGAGTTTGACAGCCAAGATGGTGTTGGAGTAACTGTAGTTGCAAATCTCTGTCCCCTTCTTAAAGTGACAAACTTTCAGCTTGCGTGGAGCTTTAAGGCTGACTATGGCCACCAGGCTACTGGAGAAGAGCCTCTCCACAATGCACACATCTTCTGTGTCAGCTGAGCAACcacaggaaggagggaaaaatacACAGGGACATTTCAGGGGAGAAGAATGATGCACATCAACAGGAAATATTGTCTaagaaaatcatggaatcatagatTCAGTCTAtgcaaaaatacagtttaaCACCACACAAACATTCTGTCATGACAGCTCAGAGTCAAGGTGGGACAGGCTGTTAAAGCAGAAAACCTACACAGTGAGTGATGATTTCCAAAGATTTCCTCCCCCCTTCCCAAGGTGTCACACAAGTTTATGTTTCTGAACAGTGTCTACTCCCCATGCCCAGaatccaacagaaaaaaatcccaaagatacaaaacccagaaaactgTTGAATTCCAGAAttttacaattttcttttatcaCTGCAGAAATCTAGGAAAACAAACgttttttggcctttttttgtGGAtgcatttgggttttgtttttaaagctgtaTTATGCTGTCAAAGGGTTTCTGATGACCCAAACCCTTGGCATTTCCATTTACCCCTCTATGGAGAAAGAAAGGTTACAGAACTCAGAGAAGCTGGTGAAACTCATTTACCACAAGACTGCTGCAGCCACCAATCAGCATTTCCACACACACCATCTTTTACCTTGACAGGCCCTAAGAGCAATTTGTGCAGGAGTCACTGATGCCCAGCATTCATGCAGAGCCATAAAACATCAGATTTGCCAAATGTTTCTACTATGGGAGCACTGAAAGCAAAGGAGGAACACAAATCCCTGTGTGAGCaaacagcaggagggaggagagcccAGGATCTCTGGCAAAGATGATTTCAGAGCATTTGATCATAGCACAGCACTGGACCATGCTGGCAGGAGGCCAAGTCCCAGCACCAGTTATCCTGGCATCTGTGCCTCCCCCTCCATCCCATAAACTCCTCTCCAAAACCCCAGGAACACAGTGCTCACAGTTTTCATGGCAGTGAGAAGCTGGAGAGAGTTTTACAAtgctctgcagctctttcaCAGCCACTGGCTACACCTGCCCTTTCATTACAGAACCCAGTCAAGACAAGTGACTTGAGCCTTTGGCCTCGATCCatcaaaacaaatttttcagGAGTCAGCTTCTGGATTAGCTCAATGCTTAACACATTCCAAACCATAAAACtgccagtaaaaaaaaacccaaaaaaacaacccaaaagaGCTTGTTTCTGAAGGCTTCTGTTTTGGCCAAGAGAAACATTACTTAATTAATGTGCACTGTTCTcatcagcagtgacagaaaCTCCATGAAAAAAGTTCTGTTCAACATTCTCAGTATATGGCACTGCCATCAGTGTGGGACATGTCTGCTTCCCAAGTGATTTTTCTGGGCAGttatttcaagaaaatgaacacaaaatatttaatgtccTACATTTTTTTGAGAGAAACAGCCTACTTATGAAAAAGGAGCAGGTTTACACTCTGCATTTTCAGTACTCCATGCTACATAATTGACTTTTATCTACATCTTGTATTTAATATGGTACTTTTCCAGAGAAGACATAACAGCTCACAGAGGCTttgaaaat
Above is a window of Molothrus ater isolate BHLD 08-10-18 breed brown headed cowbird chromosome 16, BPBGC_Mater_1.1, whole genome shotgun sequence DNA encoding:
- the WIPI2 gene encoding WD repeat domain phosphoinositide-interacting protein 2 isoform X1, whose protein sequence is MNLAGQSGDAGSGHLLFANFNQDNTSLAVGSKSGYKFFSLSSVDKLEQIYECTDTEDVCIVERLFSSSLVAIVSLKAPRKLKVCHFKKGTEICNYSYSNTILAVKLNRQRLIVCLEESLYIHNIRDMKVLHTIRETPPNPAGLCALSINNDNCYLAYPGSATIGEVQVFDTINLRAANMIPAHDSPLAALAFDASGTKLATASEKGTVIRVFSIPEGQKLFEFRRGVKRCVSICSLAFSMDGMFLSASSNTETVHIFKLETVKEKPQEEPTTWTGYFGKVLMASTSYLPSQVTEMFNQGRAFATVRLPFCGHKNICALATIQKIPRLLVGAADGYLYMYNLDPQEGGECTLMKQHKLDGSMEPANEILESASHDRPLVAQTYSAAVTKGTYVPSSPSRHAYTDDLGAVGGACLEDETSSLRLDEDSEHPPMILRTD
- the WIPI2 gene encoding WD repeat domain phosphoinositide-interacting protein 2 isoform X2, with amino-acid sequence MNLAGQSGDAGSGHLLFANFNQDNTSLAVGSKSGYKFFSLSSVDKLEQIYECTDTEDVCIVERLFSSSLVAIVSLKAPRKLKVCHFKKGTEICNYSYSNTILAVKLNRQRLIVCLEESLYIHNIRDMKVLHTIRETPPNPAGLCALSINNDNCYLAYPGSATIGEVQVFDTINLRAANMIPAHDSPLAALAFDASGTKLATASEKGTVIRVFSIPEGQKLFEFRRGVKRCVSICSLAFSMDGMFLSASSNTETVHIFKLETVKEKPQEEPTTWTGYFGKVLMASTSYLPSQVTEMFNQGRAFATVRLPFCGHKNICALATIQKIPRLLVGAADGYLYMYNLDPQEGGECTLMKQHKLDGSMEPANEILESASHDRPLVAQTYSAAVTKAYTDDLGAVGGACLEDETSSLRLDEDSEHPPMILRTD